A single window of Candidatus Bathyarchaeota archaeon DNA harbors:
- a CDS encoding translation initiation factor: MAEICPTCGLPKDICVCGEISKEQQRVKIRRESRKWGKPATIIEGINDKDQNLGQLAQKLKNFCACGGTAKNNQIILQGDHRDRVKTFLIRLGFPEQNIELQ; encoded by the coding sequence ATGGCAGAAATTTGTCCAACATGCGGACTCCCAAAAGACATATGTGTATGCGGAGAAATCAGCAAAGAACAACAACGCGTAAAAATACGCCGAGAAAGCCGCAAATGGGGAAAACCCGCAACAATAATCGAGGGCATCAATGACAAAGACCAAAACCTCGGTCAACTCGCACAGAAACTTAAAAACTTCTGTGCATGCGGCGGAACCGCAAAAAACAACCAAATAATTCTTCAAGGAGACCACCGAGACAGAGTCAAAACATTCCTCATACGGCTAGGGTTCCCGGAGCAAAACATAGAACTTCAATAA
- a CDS encoding DUF4269 domain-containing protein, giving the protein MGIKVSPNYRAGQRRRVTQETAELLYTGQEKEYKQAKLCAAKTLGIHVLPSNAEVAIELDRIAEEREGRTRQERLTQMRHEALQIMQTLKNFNPILVGSVWRGTAHHNSDIDIYTYAQNPQKIISILQKNNYTITKTKVQAVTKKGKKRQSFHIYVSLLSNNQAEIVVRSPEDVDRRVRCEIYGDTVTGLTVKQLQQTLKENPQQKFMPT; this is encoded by the coding sequence GAAACTGCGGAATTGCTTTACACGGGACAAGAAAAGGAGTATAAACAGGCTAAGCTATGCGCTGCAAAAACTTTAGGTATTCATGTTCTTCCCAGCAACGCTGAAGTAGCAATAGAACTTGACCGAATCGCAGAAGAAAGAGAAGGAAGAACAAGGCAAGAAAGACTTACCCAAATGAGACACGAAGCCCTACAAATAATGCAAACTCTCAAAAATTTTAATCCGATTCTAGTTGGAAGCGTGTGGCGAGGAACAGCCCACCACAACAGCGACATAGACATCTACACTTACGCACAAAATCCGCAAAAAATTATTTCAATACTCCAGAAAAACAATTACACTATAACGAAGACCAAGGTTCAAGCAGTCACAAAAAAAGGCAAAAAAAGACAATCTTTCCATATTTATGTGAGCTTGCTATCAAACAACCAAGCTGAAATCGTAGTCCGTAGCCCAGAGGATGTTGACCGCCGAGTCAGATGTGAAATCTACGGAGACACAGTTACAGGCTTGACCGTAAAACAACTACAACAAACCCTAAAAGAAAATCCTCAACAAAAATTCATGCCAACATAA
- a CDS encoding ribonucleoprotein, which translates to MNSLEPSKKPLNVLVKQLNNHITITLKNGVTYKGTMTKCDGHMNIILEGATECKGDRLIANYGSVLVRGNNILCISIEK; encoded by the coding sequence GTGAACAGTTTAGAGCCAAGCAAAAAACCCTTGAACGTCTTAGTAAAACAACTAAACAACCACATCACCATAACACTGAAAAACGGCGTCACATACAAAGGCACAATGACGAAATGCGATGGCCACATGAACATAATTCTAGAAGGGGCCACTGAATGCAAGGGCGATCGACTAATTGCTAACTACGGCAGCGTTCTAGTTAGAGGAAACAACATCCTCTGCATTTCCATAGAAAAATAA